The following is a genomic window from Neomonachus schauinslandi chromosome 15, ASM220157v2, whole genome shotgun sequence.
TAACCCCGAGTCTCCTTGCTGTCGAGGGCAAGGGGAAGGCTTGGGGGGCTAGGTCTGGTGCTCCGAAGCCTCGCGGCTCCGgctcgccccccgccccctccccaacgcaggagtccccacccccaccgtccGCCGCCTACGTGCCGGCTCTCGCGATTCTTTCAATGCCGGGCGGAGGGGCCTGGGGGTTCCGGACGCCTGGGTCACCCCGAGGGTTTCTGCAGCTCTggcagccccgcccccgccccggttCTCCCGCTCCTCCACGCCTTGGCTCCGTTCCCGCTGGCAGGCTAGGCGCCAATCTCCCCAGCTCTTCCCCGGGTGTCCTTGCAGCTACCTCGCCAGCCCGCCCCTCTGTGCGCCCTCCTCGGTGATCTGCGCTTCGAGAGGGGAGCCGGCCACCCCCCATTACCCCCTACGCGACTCCGAAGGCGGCTCCCACATGCTCGGGGGACCCTCTGCCGCGAGGAACTCAGACCCAGTACCGGGCGAGAGACTCGCTCGGAGACGGGAGGGGGGGGTCGTACCACCTACAAGGGGGTACGGGGAAGTCGGCCGAGAGCAAGCGACGGGGAAGGAGAGTGGTGAGGGTTGGCGCGTGGTCCCCGTCCAGGCAGGACTGGCAGGAGTCCCTCTGGCCCCGCTCCCGCCTGCTCCCAGCCCCCCTAGGGGTAGCCCCCTCgtgccctcctccccccgccgccGGCCCTCCGTAGTGGTACGGTCCGCAGCCCACCCTTTGAGTGGGACCCGGCCCCCACGTGACTCCGCCTGCCTCGCCAGCTCCCgggctccccttcccccatttcctgGGTTTGGTACCCAATGTCCCCTACCTCAGGCGGGTTACCTGGCTGAAGGGGAGAGGCTGGGCCTCAGGGAGGGCTGGGGCCCCGCGAGCCCGCGGgctgacagacagacagacagacagacagatgggtCAGTGTCAGACAGGCCGGCACCCGGCCAAGGCAAGGCCCGCGCCAAGCGCGCGGCAGCCGCAGCAGCAGGTGCTGAGTCAGCGTCGGGCCCAGTCCCACCCCCACTCGTGAGGGGGCGCCCCGACCCTGTGGTAACCTCGCCGCCCCCCACAGTCACAAACACACGGGCCCTTCTGCAGTGCCGcctgcctccctctgtcctctgccttctGATGGCTcgtccctcctctcccctccccccacttctggTGGAGCTGTAGAGTAGGAATTAagccatttaaataaatttcaataaattaaacGGAAAGCTGGGGGttagaggaagcagaagggacCTGCACCCCGGCTTCCTCCGGAGtcagggagaggtgggagagagcCTGCTTAGAGGGTCAGAGAGCTGGGGCCCTGGGACCCGCGTCCTCCCTGCCCAttctcccctctttctttcctcccgtCCCGCCAAGTGTAGGAATGGTTCTGGGAACAGAGATGTCATCTTCAAAGAtgaatgtctctctctctctctctctctctctccagagccTCAGCTCAAAGGCATCGTCACCAAACTGTTCTGCCGCCAGGGTTTCTACCTCCAGGCGAATCCTGACGGGAGCATCCAGGGCACCCCCGAGGACACCAGCTCTTTCAGTGAGAGGGGAAGCCAGCggctgggtgggagggaagagcGCGGGGACAGGAGGTGACATCCTAGTCCCACTTCCGGTGCTGCTGTGTTCAGTCTGGCTCTTGGACCCCCAAGGGAAGCGGTGGAACTGGGCTGGGGCCGTGGGGGGGGGTGCCAGGCTGGGGGCCTGAGGCCCCGGGCACTGatgcctccctctctccacccccagcccacttCAACCTGATCCCCGTGGGGCTCCGTGTGGTCACCATCCAGAGTGCCAAGCTGGGTCACTACATGGCCATGAACGCGGAGGGGCTGCTCTACAGCTCGGTGAGACAAGGCTGCGTGGCCTGGGGCTTGCCCCCCCAATCTAGTTTCTTCTTATTCCAGCCCCCTGCACCCCCGAAATCTAGTTTCTAACAATCGGGGGCCGGCCAGACTCTCCCTCATCCCCCCTTTCTCCTAGTTTCTGCGTGGAGTGAGAAGTGGGCCCTCCCAGCCCCAAATGTATGGATTCTATCCTGGcttgttcttccttcttctgtCTAGTGAGACGTcttcttgtctgtctgtctctgtgtgccTTTCTGGGTCTTTGTCTCCTCAGCCACATTTCACAGCGGAGTGTCGCTTTAAGGAATGCGTCTTCGAGAATTACTATGTCCTGTACGCCTCTGCTCTCTACCGTCAGCGCCGCTCCGGCCGGGCCTGGTACCTGGGCCTGGACAGGGAGGGCCGAGTCATGAAGGGAAATCGAGTCAAGAAGACCAAGGCAGCCGCCCACTTTGTGCCCAAGCTCCTGGAGGGTGAGTATGGATTGCAGAAAAGGTGGGCCACATGGGAGGGTGCTGGCCTTGACATGGACGTTGAGTGACAGGCAACTTGGGGGCTACAAGTTTTCAAGAGGACACCTGTTATGATGGGTCAAGCCAGGAAGGCTTTGGCCTTTGGGGGTTTGGGGAGCCCTCCTCCTGTGGGTTGGGGTTCCCAGAGGATGAGTTTCAGGGAAGGGCACCCTTTCCGAGCTCTGATTCCTCCTAGGTGTCTCCGTGCCTAattctccttcctgctcctctctctccttcacagTGGCCATGTACCGGGAGCCTTCTCTCCACAGTGTCCCTGAGACCTCCCCTTCCAGTCCCCCTGCCCCCTAAAATGTAGGCCGTGGACTGGAGGCTCCCTGCCCTTGCATGGAGCCAGCCACTGCCACAGCCTttgccccagccctgctcctcgCCCTGCCCTCACCCCTGCCACCACCCTCATGCCCTGAGCAGCCAGGTCCCAGCAGGTGCTCTATCCTGAGGGAGCCAAGGGGCTGACtgtgaacccccccccccaccgactTCCAGCTCCTGGGAGGAGTTCAGAGAGGAGGATTCTGAAAATGGTCCTGCCTGCtcacttctttccttccacaCTCACAGCCCCCCAAAGCCTTTTCCCAAGAAGGTGCTGGGGGTTCCCAAACTGACAGAACCAGGACATAAATACTCTGCACCCTGGGCTCAGCCAGTTCCGGGAGCCCTATGCCCTCTTCGTTGCCACTGAGCCATAGATTTATAGGTCTACTGGAGGTCAGGATTAGTTTCCTTTTTGCCCTACTACACCTTCTGCCTTGTTCTGGACAGGTTCTGGAACACCAGGCACCCTAGCCAGGGCCCTTTTTGCACTAAGGCTCTGTGCTGGAATGCTGGCATgctgccaggctctgttctggaTCCATCAGGCTTCTGTCCTTGACCCAGATGGACCCCTGGTTTCCAAGTAGAGAGAGGCTAGATTTGAGCTCTATCCAGCTGCTGGCCTTGGCCTGAACTAGGACCAGTCTCAGATCACCACAGTTTTAACTTTCTTATCCCAAAGACACCCGATTCTAGAGCATGGTATTCTAGACACACATGGAGCCATACTTCCTTCTGAATCTCAGCTCTAGGACATAGACCACGACTCTCAGCCCTTCCCTCCAGGATGGAACCCGGGCCTATATAGCCATATCAGTGCTCATATAGAGAGTTCTAGACCCACCCTCCTACCTTCTCTAGTAATACCTATTAAAGGTGAGCTCTGGAAAGAACCCAGCTATGATTCACTAAGAACTTTGTTGATGAATCAagaaatgctttttgtttttcctaaattttctaaaaatccgATTCTCCCTATAGAATGCTAACCTTATTTTTACATGCAGTTTCTAGCTCCTGTAACTCAGCTGGGGTCCTGCCAGGGAAACAGAGtctgaggaagggcagaggagtcTGGGAAGGAATCCTTGGCTCATAGCAGGGAACCTGGGATGGCCAAGGGGCCAAACCCATGGCATGTTTTGGCTGTGTCTGGGTTGGGGGGACATGAACACTTAGCTACCTCAGCAGGAATTCCTTCCAGGTCCCCTTTAAAGCTGAGGTCTCTAAGGTAATGGATCTagtataaaaagaacaaacaggaCACAGCCTTGATCCCCAGTACAGAGATCCCAATTCAGCAATAAGTCTCCCCTATAAGTGAGGCCAAGGACGGTGAGGGCCTCTTGGGCTCTAGACCTCATATAACCCCAGAGCTTCTAACTTAATAGAGCTTGCTTTTACCTTACAGCTTATAACTTCAGCTAAGTCTTAGGTACCCGAAAAGGGCCTGACTAGATTTTTCTGAAAAGCGTGTAGAGCTAGGGGCAGCCCTGAGAAAGATCAGGAACCCACCAGTGAACTAGGAGAGAGGCTCC
Proteins encoded in this region:
- the FGF11 gene encoding fibroblast growth factor 11 produces the protein MAALASSLIRQKREVREPGGSRPVSAQRRVCPRGTKSLCQKQLLILLSKVRLCGGRPARLDRGPEPQLKGIVTKLFCRQGFYLQANPDGSIQGTPEDTSSFTHFNLIPVGLRVVTIQSAKLGHYMAMNAEGLLYSSPHFTAECRFKECVFENYYVLYASALYRQRRSGRAWYLGLDREGRVMKGNRVKKTKAAAHFVPKLLEVAMYREPSLHSVPETSPSSPPAP